The following is a genomic window from Fusarium poae strain DAOMC 252244 chromosome Unknown contig_3, whole genome shotgun sequence.
TTACTACGGATAGAAGTAGCATTTCCGAGACCATGCCGGACGAGAAATTTAAGCATGCTTACAAGTTTGGGTGACCACTATTGAGACGGTCCTTAATCGTCAGGGAGATGTAAACACGTTGCCTTTCCTGCACGCGATTTTTGTCTTTATTAACTACATGACCCTAAACCCTGCGGCCATTAACCACTTGGAGAATGATTTTCCTTGGGGGCTGACTGCTTTAATGTTCAACTCTTTGTTAGAATCTTGCGAGCCTGGATACAAAGTGCAAAGTCACACAACGCTGCTTGATAATGATCAGTCGAAGCGCCCATTGCCAGAAGACTTCGCAATGAGAGGGCTACTCTACTCAGAGGACTATCCTCCTAAGGACTGGTTCCACAATGACAGAatcgacgacgatgagagATATTCTGAACTGGCGCCCATGGCAGAAGAACGAAAGCACCGGATTCTTTCTTTGGGGCTTGGCATTGCTAATTCAGGCTGCTGGCTGATTTGGGATGAGGCAACTAGCTAATTCTCACCCGCAGCCAGATATTCCACCGCTCAAACAAGCAAAAGAGGTACGGCAGAAGTACATGGTATAAGGTTAGCTCTCACCATTGGCAGAGCTGCATAATCTGCGTAACATTGGTCAGAAGGTGGTCAAAACCGAGCCACCTCCATTCCTCTTACGCTGGAGTGACGATGGGAAGGTCGTGTCGTACGGGAGCAATTTCTCACTTTCTATGGAGGAGTTTCGTGGACTAGCCGATCACTTTATTGCAAGAAAGTATGCGGCAGGCTTTCTAGGCGAGCCCTCCGGATTTTTAGAATCTTGTGACTTGACTGTGCCAGAAGATAAAAGATAATTCATAAACTATCAACCGTACCCACGCTGCCCAGCGAAGCATTCGTCTCATTATGTGTCGCAGCGTAAGGAATCTCCATGATTTTGAGGGCCTCCTCAAAAAACTCCTTACGAGGTTTCCTGACGGCGTATTCGTGCCAGTTCGCTGCATCCACACCGTGCACCCTTTCTGCTACTATTTTACCTGCGGTCATGCGCAAACAATCTTTGTTACCATCCACATGTCCTCTTCTCCGCTCCGCCTCATCTAAGAACCAGTGGTTTAGGGTTGTTCCATTTGTCGTTCTGGTCACCGTTCTACCAGTCGAGACATTGAACAAGACAATAAGAGCCGCATCCACTGGCTTTTGATCATTCTTCCTCTCAAAGAAGCTTTCGATGACCGCAATAAAGACTGTGCCGATTTCTTTGTCTTCCAGGTACGTCTTGTATTCGGGTCTAGATCGAAATTTATTCATCGCTTTCAATATGCGATCTTCTGCGCGAATGCGGCCTTGGTCATTGCATGGCTGGCTGCACCCGTTGTCCGATACTGGTATCTCCTCGAACAATAACGAGTTGACATCACTAGGCTTTTCGTTGTTGTTAAAGTGCGCTTTCAAAGCCTCGACTTTGTGTTTGTTTCCTGTGGGAAAGATAACAAGACAATTCTTTCCATACTGGTGCCACCctcagggttcaaatccatacCACGAAATCCACATATGGATCCATAATgtggatccatatccattccattccattccacgtAGGCTTCAGCATTTCCATATCCACGCCACGGAATCCCTTCCACAtgttccacatgtggaaATTGTGGCAAGGAATGGAAATTTAGGTGGGGTTTGAAAATACCTGGATTTCCTTATGAAATAGCGCATACCCTAAGTACTTTCCATCGGCAATAACaacgcaacagcaacaatttTCCACTCCGTTTTACCCGTACACAAAGTTCAAACAAGTCTATTCTAGGACGGTTTACTATTACTCACGCCCTTACTATCCCAAATCGAAATGGCCACCCTTCATCctaccaagtcaaccacaccCGTTCCAGAACgtacagaagaagacaatcaaCGACTCTTCCAGCTCTACAAAGGCTGGACCTTGACGGAGAGAGACGGCCAAGTGCGTCAATGGGTATATCAGTTCGGCTACGATATCCAGCATGCCCAAAAGGGGGAACGCCGATGGGTGTGTTGCCTTTGCATCAAGCAAAAGCGGCCGAGGCCAAAGAGTTATGCCATCAAAGGGTTGCAGAACGCTGAGGGTCACCTGTACACGGACCACAATGGCATCATGGATCCGACAGGCAAGAGGCAAAAGCCTGCGAAGGCATCCGAGAAAGCACATCAGTCCATTGCAACAATCCTACAGTTGAACCCGAAGGAGCCGAAGGAACAAGATTTGATCAATACCTTGATCAAACGTTTCGACAAAACTGTATTCCAGCAGAAACTTGTCAACTGGATTGTCAATTCTAACCAATCCTTCTCGATCGTCAacgatcaagatcttcgagacATCTTCAACTACCTCAATCCATCTGTTGAGATCACAAAAGCTAACATTACTGACGTGACCGTGCGTGCCATCGCAGAACGAGAATTTACCAACAATATGGAAAGAGTGAAGGATGCTTTGCGAAAGAGTCCGGGACAGATCCATATCCAGTACGATGGCTGGAAGTCTGGTAACCGACACGCCTTATACGGCATCACATGTGTGTTTCGGGATTCAAACAATCGGCCGCAGAAGTGCGTTCTCGGACTGCCTGAGCTTACGGAGCGGCACACAGGCGAGAATATCGCCGGGCAAATTATCGAGATCATTCGGGAGTACGAGATCAGCGATAAACTCGGATATTTTACACTGGATAATGCCGGTAACAATAAAACCTCGATGGGGGAGATTGGATTAGAATTTGGTTTCGACTGGGCGAAGCGATGGGTTCGCTGCGTTGGCCACGTTGTCAACATAGTAGTGAAACAGATGCTGTATGGCAAGAACCCGGATGTTTTCGAGAAAGAGGTCTTCGAAGGACTTCACACGGCAGCGAAGGAGCATGAAGTCTGGAGGAGGCGAGGCTCTGTTGGAAAATGGCATAACTTTGCTGTTGTAGGTGGCTGAGTCACCTGCTTTATTTGTTATACTCACGAAGACCTAGGAGGTGAGCAGATCGGACACGTGGACCGATATGCTCAAGAAGGTACAAGCTGTCGAGAGCCAACTCTCTGATGATGCTCAGCTCAAGAAACACCGTCCAGTTGGAGTTGTGGTCGACAATGCTACCCGGTGGCTTTCTCAATTCTCGATGATTGAGCGCGCTCTCGCCTTGAGGccattttataattcttttgtcCAGAGAGCATCAAACGAGTGGGAGAAGGTCAACTTGACGAGAGCTGGCCACATCAAAAAGGGCTCCAAGCTGCCCTTCTTcctgaaggaagagaatcgcatgacagctgatgattggcatGTGCTCGGGACTCTTTACGACATTTTGCTTGACTTCCAGCTGGTTGTGAGAGGccttgagggtgatggacaGGGAAAACACCAGAGAAAGGTCGAAGAAAACGAGATCGACCCTCCACTGTCTGGTAAGCCTTAGACTTCTCAAAAGCGGCCTGATTCCTATTTTAACAGCTGACTTGTACAGGAACAAGCTGGGATCTTATTCACGCGTACGAATTTCTTCTCGAAACCCTCGAATCCGGGAAAAGAGCAGTCGCCAATTTTCCGGACGGCCATCATCTCgctgtcaacatcaacctgggCTGGCTCAAATTGAACGAATACTACGAGCATCTGAACGACAGCCCCCTGATCTATGGCGCCGCAGTTCTTCATCCTGCCTACCGGTGGGCACTGTTTGACGATTTGTGgggagacgacgacgaaagaCAGTTGTGGATTACCAAGGCGAAGGAGATGGTCCAGGATCTCTGGGAGAGAGAGTATAGGGACCTGGAGGTTGATGACCCAGAGATTGAGTTGCCTGCCAATAAGCGGCTGaagacctcaagaaacaagttCACAGCGTGGCGCACAAAGAAGCGAGGACTGACGGCTGGAGGGATTTCTGTTACCGAGTCGCCAATTCAATCCCCAGCTCAATCCCCTAGGTCCTCGGTTGGCGgtctggatcttgatgaatacgagcagtggcagcgtgatatcgaggatgctgatgctTCTGTCACAGATCCCTACGAATACTGGCACATAAGGCGGCTCAAATACCCCCGGTTGTCTagaatggccttggatcTGCTTACTGTGCCACCAATGTCAGCCGAGTGTGAGAGGCTATTCTCGACCACTGGCCGCATGGTTACCAAGAGCCGCAATAGGCTAGATGCCAGTACAATTGGGCTTTGTCAGACACTACGGAGTTGGTTGCGTGCCGGTTTGATCGGGTCGCTAGATAGGATTCTAATGGACGAGTGACAAAAACGTCGACGACCAAGACCTGGATGCGGCCCACTAATTACCATTGTTGGACAAAGTAGGTTTCATTCCACAAATTCCACAATATGGATTCATTTCCATAATGGATCCATTTCCACCCATTCCACATCGAAGTTATTAGTCAgcatccatatccacgccatattcacaaatgtgtcgtggagtgtcgtggatttgaaccctggccACCCTTGAGGTCCTATATTAGAAACCTCATCATTGCGAGGTGGGTCGACGATCGTCTCAGATCCCGTGAACTCTTCGAGCGTTTTGGGGACCCCAGAGTGGGGCGACGTTTCCGGCATCATGGAGACAGATTAAAAATATAGATTTAGAGAGTGGTATGAGGAAATCTGGCCAAGCGGCGATCTGGAAAGGCTGATGATAATTTGGGTACGGTCAAGACGAGGAGAAATGCGTCTATTTATGTGTTTTCCTGGAACATTCTTGTGCCTGCACATCGTTCCTAATCTGCCTCGGGTCGAGACTGTGTCCGCCTAGATTGACGGTGACGCCCGAAGCGGCAACATTGTCGTTGTGATAATATTGTCGGGATACATTAGCCAGTCCTTACGGCAAGGCGCCACCACAGGGAACAGGCCAGGCACGCCTTGCGCTTCCACCCACCGCGTCGCAAGGCAGGGTGCAAGGCGAAATTTGATGACAAACTACGTTGGCAGTCTTATAACGCTTACAAGCGGGTTTGTTTATCATTGGCCATTATAAATACACTACCTTCTGTAGGTTTAATCCGCTGAATCACTCTCACCCTGTTTCATTTGTTGCTGGGCGTAACCTTCGATATTCGTACTTTACCGTCTGCTCCTGAACATACAACGCCACTTCTGACAACACTCATCTAAAGGCACACTTTATAACAACGCACGAAAGATGTCCAATCCAGATGATGTCACCATTGGGTACATCTGCACAGATGTACCCACATTGACGAGCTGTCGTATCTCGTTGGACCAGGAACAACGTCCTTTTTTTGGACAGCTGCCCCGAGACGACAACACCTACACCATCGGTAAAATTGGTTCATTTTTGGTCGCTTCCTGCGTAGGACTCGGCGATGCGACAAGCACAGCCATTTGTGCAACTCATATGCGGCGTACATTCCCGAATATAAAGCTGCTGTTTCTGCTTAGCAGTAAGGCCGGCATTGTGCCACATGATAGTGGCTCTGGCCGTGTTGGCGATGTACTTGTCCCGCATAGCCTACTCATGAGAGACCAAGATGGAAACAGCAGAACGGTGGACCTCACTAAGATTTTGATTCAAGATTTATCGTGTGGGCTCAACGAGAGCATCGAGAACCTGATTTCCCGAAACGAGAAATGGGGCAGGAAATGCCAGCGACCTACAGCGGATCACGTGGACGGGCTGAGTAAGGTTTTCGTGCAAAAAGCTGGTTGCTCGATATATCCAGACGGAGCGGTTATCTCCATGGGTGACTGTCCGGAGGATGCGGATTACAGGGACGACGTCGCAGCCTCCTTCAACACGCGATCTATCGTCTGCTTCGATGACGGACACACGTCAAGTCTATTGCGTCAGATGGGTGACAACGATCTGAGTGTGGTGCCTATTCTGGGTATCTCGCACTACTGTGATGAACGTACGACATCTAGTCAACGCATTTGGAAAAACTATGCTTCTGTAGCTGTGGCGGCTTGTGCACGAATGGTTCTTGAACAAGATAATCTCAGCTCCTTTGGCCATAGCCGGCAAACATCCCATACATCAAAAGCTGATGTGAACGGAAACACGTTGACTGAcagtagtatcgactgcggGAGTATTGCCACCCCCAGTAGCATTACAGCTACATGTACATTGCCGCAGGGGGACGAGCGCTCCGTGGACACAACTTCCCAGCAAATATCAGCCCTGGAGCATCCCATCAGACCACCACCCTCACCAGAACCTACAGTCATACTCGCCGAGATCCAAAATGCTGCTCAAAACGTATCGCAGCTCGCTGGGCGATTCGGCTTCAAGATGATTGCAACGCTCCAACGCCCCAGAATCAAGACTGCGCTATTTAAAGACCAGAAAAAGCTCCAGTTATCAAGCCTGAGATACGCCGATAACTTTAACTGTCGGGTTACGAAACGTTTCGGAAAGCCAGGGAGCTTCAGTACTGTCTCAGCTCCGGCGCTTTGGTGGTTATGGGACCCGCTACTAGAGTGGCTCGGACCATCATATCGCTCGACCGATTACACACTCGAATTTACGCCGATTTCGAAGAGAGCCGACATCGACTTGAGTTACGGCATCAAGATAAGGCTTTGCGTTGAGGAGAATGAGTATCTTATCGAGCTCACAGCAACCTTTGGCGGTATATTCAGGGAGCAACGTATCTTCAAGGCACCAGTCACGATATTTCAATTTCCAAAATTAACATGCTTCGGCGTATCTAAGCCTGCCTTGGACGTTGATGAACGCCCATATAAAGGAGAAGGCTCCTTCAAAGACACATTCGACTACCTCATGCCAGCCTACGGAAACCTGTGGCGCAGCGCCATGGGTGACTCTCCAGCAGAGGAAATATTACTAGTTGAGGCTTTGTCTAACACTTGTAAGGCCGAGGATGACTATATGTACATGTCTAAGGATCAAGACTGCCAGTGTCAGAACCTAGTACTGCGCTTCTCTCCAGCAGCCAGGGAGTTTGTCACGGAGCGGGGCCTTGTCGGAAGGAAGGGCGGGGCATACAGCAAGGCCGCCAATGGCCCTCCCGGCCCAAAGGACTAGCCCACTAGCTGGGAAGTCTAGCACCAGGATTGAGGGTTGAATGGACAGTAGGTATCACTATTATTTCACTATCATGTCTATTAATCACCAACATCATTTTATCTGATCTACATCAGGTCTTACGGCAATCAAGACGAACAAAAAAAACTAGGAAGTGAATTAATAGGTCAGATAGTTTATTTCTTAAATAGAGACTGATACCCATCTACAAGTGAGCAACGACCAAGCCGGGCTAGTAATCAATAACAGTAGGAACTCTAGTAGAGTTCTTTTATGCGCCCCACCTTACAGGGGGTAGAGTTCCTTTAACAGACAGGGGTGAGTTCTTTCTTATCGCCACCAattataatctcttatatatactacCTGATACACGCGAGTATGCGAAGCATATCGAAAGAAAACAAGTCCTACTTCCAGTACTTACAAGAGCTATCTGGCATATAACATAACATAATTAGAGGTGTGCCTAGTAACAAATAACCAAATCAACTCTACTAGAATTGATTTTACTGACCCACTTTAAGCATTGTAGACCAGCTGAGGGAGGGGCAGTGATCCTACGCTTGATTGGATGAAAATACGGGACACACACGACGTAGCCGTGAGGCTGCTGCCA
Proteins encoded in this region:
- a CDS encoding uncharacterized protein (SECRETED:SignalP(1-19)); its protein translation is MRRTFPNIKLLFLLSSKAGIVPHDSGSGRVGDVLVPHSLLMRDQDGNSRTVDLTKILIQDLSCGLNESIENLISRNEKWGRKCQRPTADHVDGLSKVFVQKAGCSIYPDGAVISMGDCPEDADYRDDVAASFNTRSIVCFDDGHTSSLLRQMGDNDLSVVPILGISHYCDERTTSSQRIWKNYASVAVAACARMVLEQDNLSSFGHSRQTSHTSKADVNGNTLTDSSIDCGSIATPSSITATCTLPQGDERSVDTTSQQISALEHPIRPPPSPEPTVILAEIQNAAQNVSQLAGRFGFKMIATLQRPRIKTALFKDQKKLQLSSLRYADNFNCRVTKRFGKPGSFSTVSAPALWWLWDPLLEWLGPSYRSTDYTLEFTPISKRADIDLSYGIKIRLCVEENEYLIELTATFGGIFREQRIFKAPVTIFQFPKLTCFGVSKPALDVDERPYKGEGSFKDTFDYLMPAYGNLWRSAMGDSPAEEILLVEALSNTCKAEDDYMYMSKDQDCQCQNLVLRFSPAAREFVTERGLVGRKGGAYSKAANGPPGPKD